A single genomic interval of Oceanithermus profundus DSM 14977 harbors:
- the mfd gene encoding transcription-repair coupling factor, with amino-acid sequence MKDAAPATISGRYLPGLPQVARAYLWARAAEPTVLVVPEDRLRLYADLEAFGRGVWVNPGLEAYGFARRVLLDQAAALRPFPRDPEAWRVVFREGDRLLRDRLQDKLEKLGYRRDEPGGYTVRGEVLEVADLRLEFFGDTIDAAFVGGERRPRAVLTPASGRALQGTVAALAAYEGTVFLDRPATLPDEVWSLLAEREVVSFGLGGPDRPAERPPFEPLPPYRARLDRFAADVRNWLEVGFRVVLFYRHEKTRAYLSERYLEGLPLATLRTVVERPGVQLVPAPFEGGFVHREERTVYLTEPLLFAFGGAAHARSRRVLQAAPEDPGALAAGDYLVHPEHGIGRFEGLESREVLGAVRDYLVLRYAGEGQLYVPVEQLPLLRRHPGTSDEPPRLSSLGKKDWQRAKARAQADAEALAQRLLVLYARRQQTPGTAYPALPDWDPLIEAGFPHTLTEDQARALEDVLRDLETPHPMDRLVSGDVGFGKTEIALRAAHRVVGHGRQVAYLAPTTLLAEQHYNTFAERFADLPVEVALLSRFTPEAEARRVEEGLAEGRIDVVIGTHRLLSDRVRFRQLGLLIVDEEHRFGVAQKERIKEMAEGLDVLSLSATPIPRTLYQALVGLKDVSSIQTPPPGRKPIQTVVAPFDPALVREAVLFEMERGGKAFYVHDRIASIEARARYLEVLVPEARIGVVHGRMADREIEEVMRHFARGAFDLLVATTIVESGLDIPEANTILIERADRLGLASLYQLRGRVGRREREAYAYLFHPPRLTEAAERRLAALADLTDLGSGHRLAEKDMEIRGVGNLLGPQQHGHVQAVSFEVYTELLAEAIRKLKGEEVPKPPHTTLDLAVSARIPPAYVPDAGERSRLYGRLAEARGLAELARIVREVKARYGEPPQEAATFFALARLRVLAEQKGVRSITEDDAYLQLVVGRWPLDYDARALRELPYDVEPTRYPPGFRVRKRGLAPKDYPEALQRVLYALG; translated from the coding sequence GTGAAGGACGCCGCCCCTGCCACGATCAGCGGACGCTACCTGCCGGGCCTTCCCCAGGTGGCGCGCGCCTACCTGTGGGCCCGCGCCGCCGAGCCGACGGTCCTCGTCGTCCCCGAGGACCGGCTGCGCCTCTACGCCGACCTCGAGGCCTTCGGCCGCGGGGTCTGGGTCAACCCGGGGCTCGAGGCCTACGGTTTCGCGCGGCGGGTCCTTCTCGACCAGGCGGCCGCACTGCGCCCGTTCCCGCGCGATCCCGAAGCCTGGCGGGTGGTCTTTCGCGAAGGCGACCGCCTCCTGCGCGACCGCCTCCAGGACAAGCTCGAGAAGCTTGGTTACCGCCGCGACGAACCGGGCGGCTACACCGTGCGCGGCGAGGTCCTGGAGGTGGCCGACCTGCGGCTCGAGTTCTTCGGGGACACGATCGATGCGGCCTTCGTCGGCGGCGAGCGCCGCCCCCGTGCCGTACTGACGCCCGCTTCCGGGCGGGCTCTGCAGGGGACCGTGGCCGCGCTGGCGGCCTACGAGGGCACGGTCTTCCTCGACCGCCCCGCCACCCTGCCCGACGAGGTCTGGTCCCTGCTCGCGGAGCGCGAGGTCGTGAGCTTCGGTCTGGGAGGACCCGACCGCCCGGCCGAACGCCCGCCCTTCGAACCCCTGCCGCCGTACCGGGCCCGCCTGGACCGATTCGCCGCCGACGTGCGGAACTGGCTCGAGGTGGGTTTCCGGGTCGTCCTCTTCTACCGCCACGAGAAGACGCGCGCCTACCTGAGCGAGCGTTACCTGGAGGGGCTGCCGCTGGCCACCCTGCGCACGGTCGTGGAACGGCCGGGGGTGCAGCTGGTGCCCGCCCCCTTCGAGGGCGGCTTCGTCCACCGCGAGGAGCGTACCGTCTACCTGACCGAGCCGCTGCTCTTCGCCTTCGGTGGGGCGGCGCACGCCCGCAGCCGCCGCGTTTTGCAGGCGGCGCCGGAAGATCCGGGGGCCCTGGCCGCGGGCGACTACCTGGTGCACCCCGAGCACGGCATCGGCCGCTTCGAAGGCCTCGAGAGCCGCGAGGTGCTGGGCGCGGTGCGCGACTACCTGGTCCTGCGCTACGCCGGCGAAGGGCAGCTCTACGTCCCCGTCGAGCAGCTGCCGCTTTTGCGCCGCCATCCCGGCACTTCGGACGAGCCGCCGCGGCTGTCCAGCCTTGGAAAGAAGGACTGGCAACGCGCCAAGGCCCGCGCCCAGGCCGACGCCGAGGCGCTGGCCCAGCGCCTGCTCGTCCTCTACGCGCGGCGGCAGCAGACCCCGGGGACGGCCTATCCGGCGCTGCCCGACTGGGACCCCCTCATCGAAGCGGGGTTTCCCCACACGCTTACCGAAGACCAGGCGCGGGCGCTCGAGGACGTGCTGCGCGACCTCGAAACCCCCCACCCCATGGACCGCCTCGTTAGCGGCGACGTCGGGTTCGGCAAGACCGAGATCGCCCTGCGCGCGGCCCACCGGGTGGTGGGGCACGGGCGCCAGGTCGCCTACCTGGCGCCCACCACCCTGCTCGCCGAGCAGCACTACAACACCTTCGCCGAACGATTCGCCGACCTGCCGGTCGAGGTCGCGCTGCTCTCCCGCTTCACCCCCGAGGCCGAGGCGCGGCGGGTCGAAGAAGGGCTCGCCGAGGGACGAATCGACGTGGTGATCGGCACCCACCGGCTGCTCTCCGACCGCGTTCGCTTCAGGCAGCTGGGCCTCTTGATCGTCGACGAGGAGCACCGTTTCGGCGTGGCCCAAAAGGAGCGCATCAAGGAGATGGCCGAAGGCCTCGACGTCCTCAGCCTTTCGGCCACGCCCATCCCGCGGACCCTCTACCAGGCGCTGGTGGGGCTGAAGGACGTTTCCAGCATCCAGACGCCCCCGCCGGGGCGCAAGCCGATCCAGACCGTCGTCGCCCCTTTCGACCCGGCGCTGGTGCGCGAGGCCGTCCTCTTCGAGATGGAGCGCGGCGGGAAGGCGTTCTACGTGCACGACCGCATCGCCAGCATCGAAGCCCGCGCCCGCTACCTGGAGGTGCTGGTACCGGAGGCCCGCATCGGCGTGGTGCACGGGCGCATGGCCGATCGGGAGATCGAGGAGGTGATGCGCCACTTCGCCCGCGGCGCCTTCGACCTGCTCGTCGCCACCACGATCGTGGAATCGGGCCTCGACATCCCCGAAGCCAACACCATCCTGATCGAGCGGGCCGACCGCCTGGGCCTCGCGAGCCTCTACCAGCTGCGCGGCCGCGTCGGCCGCCGCGAACGCGAAGCCTACGCCTACCTCTTTCACCCCCCGCGGCTTACCGAGGCCGCCGAGCGGCGGCTCGCCGCCCTGGCCGACCTGACCGACCTGGGCAGCGGCCACCGCCTCGCGGAGAAGGACATGGAGATCCGCGGGGTGGGCAACCTGCTGGGACCCCAGCAGCACGGCCACGTGCAGGCCGTCAGCTTCGAGGTGTACACCGAGCTGCTCGCGGAGGCGATCCGCAAGCTCAAGGGCGAGGAAGTTCCCAAGCCTCCGCACACCACCCTCGACCTCGCGGTCTCCGCGCGCATCCCGCCGGCGTACGTCCCCGACGCCGGCGAGCGCAGCCGGCTCTACGGCCGCCTCGCCGAGGCCCGCGGGCTCGCGGAGCTGGCCCGCATCGTGCGCGAGGTCAAGGCGCGCTACGGCGAACCGCCGCAGGAAGCCGCGACCTTCTTCGCGCTCGCCCGCCTCCGGGTCCTGGCCGAGCAGAAGGGCGTGCGCTCGATCACCGAGGACGACGCCTACCTGCAGCTCGTCGTCGGCCGCTGGCCGCTCGACTACGACGCCCGGGCCCTGCGCGAGCTGCCCTACGACGTCGAACCCACCCGCTACCCGCCGGGTTTCCGCGTGCGCAAGCGCGGCCTCGCCCCCAAGGACTACCCCGAGGCGTTGCAGCGGGTGCTCTACGCCCTGGGTTGA
- a CDS encoding MFS transporter, which yields MRRWLERAPWPPGHLAPLATLIALVGLVELTRTGLYTVYLPRSLGPVLGLGVVGLAASLQYLADTLGRSAGGHLGERHGLRRVLPVAAALAAVSALGVLHAPGVGWLLAASLANGLVIAPLWPAMMTYSSRAARDGEDGRAIGFTQSLVAPFIGLGVLLTGFLFDHDPRLAAAALAAVQALVFLLGAAILLRFRTAAPQPKPTSPFPWRKLASLAPGALTQLLAFGLLAPVFFPFIDRLGLGTRELVLALALGGGLEYLLLSPLGRLADRLGPARTLAPALLLAALALIGFAEVRGLGGLIAAALAAGLAQALLIPSWGGLVSRTLPDEHKARAWGALMSLEGLGFALGPVVGGFAWELWGPRAPFWIGAAAYLGVALFYAARLRRPAGA from the coding sequence ATGAGGCGCTGGCTGGAACGCGCCCCCTGGCCCCCCGGCCACCTTGCGCCCCTGGCGACCCTGATCGCGCTCGTCGGCCTGGTGGAACTGACCCGAACCGGCCTCTACACCGTCTACCTGCCGCGCAGCCTGGGACCGGTCCTGGGGCTGGGGGTCGTGGGGCTGGCCGCCAGCCTGCAATACCTGGCCGACACCCTGGGGCGCTCGGCGGGCGGGCACCTGGGCGAACGCCACGGCCTGCGGCGGGTCCTCCCCGTCGCCGCCGCGCTCGCGGCGGTCAGCGCCCTGGGCGTGCTGCACGCCCCCGGGGTCGGCTGGTTGCTCGCCGCCTCGCTGGCCAACGGCCTCGTCATCGCGCCGCTCTGGCCGGCAATGATGACCTACTCAAGCCGCGCCGCCCGCGACGGCGAGGACGGGCGCGCCATCGGCTTCACGCAGTCCCTGGTCGCGCCCTTCATCGGCCTTGGGGTTCTGCTCACCGGTTTCCTCTTCGATCACGACCCCCGACTCGCGGCCGCGGCGCTCGCGGCCGTGCAGGCCCTCGTCTTCCTGCTGGGGGCGGCGATCCTGCTGCGGTTCCGCACGGCCGCACCCCAGCCCAAACCCACGAGCCCCTTCCCCTGGCGAAAGCTCGCCTCGCTGGCGCCCGGAGCGCTGACGCAGCTGCTGGCCTTCGGCCTGCTGGCCCCGGTCTTCTTCCCCTTCATCGACCGCCTGGGGCTGGGCACGCGCGAGCTGGTGCTGGCCCTCGCCCTGGGCGGGGGGCTCGAATACCTGCTCCTCTCCCCCCTGGGCCGGCTCGCCGACCGCCTCGGCCCCGCCCGCACCCTGGCGCCGGCGCTGTTGCTGGCGGCACTGGCCCTGATCGGCTTCGCGGAGGTGCGCGGCCTGGGCGGCCTCATCGCCGCCGCGCTGGCGGCGGGCCTCGCCCAGGCGCTGCTCATCCCCTCCTGGGGCGGGCTGGTCTCCCGCACCCTGCCCGACGAGCACAAGGCCCGCGCCTGGGGGGCGCTGATGAGCCTGGAGGGGCTGGGCTTCGCCCTGGGCCCCGTGGTCGGCGGCTTCGCCTGGGAGCTCTGGGGGCCCCGCGCGCCCTTCTGGATCGGGGCCGCCGCCTACCTGGGCGTCGCCCTCTTCTACGCCGCCCGGCTACGCCGGCCTGCGGGCGCGTAG
- the mnmD gene encoding tRNA (5-methylaminomethyl-2-thiouridine)(34)-methyltransferase MnmD, which produces MEVRPTGDGSLSLRHPVHGEGYHPAAGAVGQAERLYLRGSGAHADARPRIFELGFGLGVNFAVTLRHARRRGAFLDYRAVEAQPVPLEGLEAVLRPLDPELFARIAPHWGGSFAVATREFRLRLEVLRVQDWSPAGERIRYVYFDPFSPRADPEVWTPPVYRKMFDLLEPGGTLVTYSVAGRVRRGLADVGFGVERIPGWGGKRHWLRARRPA; this is translated from the coding sequence GTGGAGGTTCGGCCCACCGGCGACGGCTCGCTCAGCCTGCGCCACCCCGTCCACGGCGAGGGGTACCACCCGGCCGCGGGCGCGGTGGGCCAGGCGGAGCGGCTCTACCTGAGGGGGAGCGGGGCGCATGCGGACGCCCGGCCCCGCATCTTCGAGCTCGGGTTCGGCCTTGGGGTCAACTTCGCCGTGACCCTGCGCCACGCCCGCCGACGCGGCGCCTTCCTGGATTACCGCGCCGTCGAGGCCCAGCCCGTTCCCCTCGAGGGGCTCGAAGCGGTGCTGCGGCCGCTCGACCCCGAGTTGTTCGCGCGGATCGCGCCCCATTGGGGCGGGAGCTTCGCGGTCGCCACCCGCGAGTTCCGGTTGCGCCTCGAGGTCCTGCGGGTGCAGGACTGGTCCCCGGCAGGGGAACGGATCCGCTACGTCTACTTCGACCCCTTCAGCCCGCGGGCGGATCCGGAGGTCTGGACGCCGCCGGTCTACCGCAAGATGTTCGACCTGCTCGAGCCCGGCGGCACCCTCGTCACCTACTCCGTCGCCGGGCGCGTGCGCCGCGGCCTCGCCGACGTGGGGTTTGGGGTCGAACGCATCCCCGGCTGGGGCGGCAAGCGCCACTGGCTACGCGCCCGCAGGCCGGCGTAG
- a CDS encoding DUF554 domain-containing protein, giving the protein MELSLWAKTNGTLVNVLAVLLGSGLGVLIHGRLPGRMQRIIVQGVGLVTLFIGFSMAGSLGAARGGAVDGVILGLLALVLGGVLGEALGLEERLERLGDLLKARFRGGGGFTEGFVAASLLFCVGPMTLIGSINNGLVGDPTLLYIKSTLDGLSSIALAASFGPGVAASALVVLVYQGGLALAAGGLAAALPDPASDPRVLLVTGVGGLMILGLGINLLELTRVRVASFLPALALAPFFWWLAEVLS; this is encoded by the coding sequence ATGGAGCTGAGCCTCTGGGCCAAGACGAACGGCACCCTGGTCAACGTGCTGGCCGTGCTGCTGGGCTCGGGTCTGGGCGTGCTGATCCACGGCCGCCTGCCGGGGCGGATGCAGCGGATCATCGTTCAGGGGGTGGGTCTGGTCACCCTCTTCATCGGCTTCTCGATGGCGGGGTCGCTGGGCGCGGCCAGGGGCGGGGCGGTGGACGGCGTGATCCTGGGCCTGTTGGCGCTGGTGCTCGGCGGGGTGCTGGGCGAGGCGCTGGGTCTGGAGGAACGCCTGGAACGCCTGGGCGACCTGCTCAAGGCGCGCTTCCGCGGCGGCGGGGGCTTCACCGAGGGCTTCGTGGCCGCCAGCCTGCTCTTCTGCGTGGGGCCGATGACCCTGATCGGCTCGATCAACAACGGCCTGGTGGGCGACCCCACCCTGCTCTACATCAAGTCGACCCTCGACGGGCTCTCGAGCATCGCCCTGGCCGCGAGCTTCGGCCCCGGGGTGGCGGCGAGCGCGCTGGTGGTGCTCGTCTACCAGGGCGGCCTGGCCCTGGCCGCGGGGGGGCTGGCCGCGGCGCTGCCCGACCCCGCGAGCGACCCGCGGGTCCTGCTCGTGACCGGGGTGGGCGGGCTGATGATCCTCGGCCTGGGCATCAACCTGCTCGAACTCACCCGGGTGCGCGTGGCCTCGTTCCTGCCCGCGCTGGCGCTCGCCCCCTTCTTTTGGTGGCTGGCCGAGGTGCTAAGCTAG
- the gatC gene encoding Asp-tRNA(Asn)/Glu-tRNA(Gln) amidotransferase subunit GatC codes for MDVTPDLVRHLADLSRLELDEAEIERIIPELRSLLAYFESLDELELEGLEELVRPIDSENVLRADEPTPGLEQAEALTLAPEREDGFFKLPRVVEEGR; via the coding sequence ATGGACGTGACCCCCGACCTGGTGCGCCACCTGGCCGACCTGAGCCGGCTCGAGCTGGACGAGGCGGAGATCGAGCGCATCATCCCCGAGCTGCGTTCGCTCTTGGCCTACTTCGAGAGCCTCGACGAGCTGGAGCTCGAAGGCCTCGAGGAACTCGTGCGCCCGATCGACAGCGAAAACGTGCTGCGCGCCGACGAACCCACGCCCGGACTGGAGCAGGCCGAAGCCCTGACGCTCGCACCCGAGCGCGAAGACGGCTTCTTCAAACTTCCCCGCGTCGTCGAGGAGGGCCGCTGA
- the serS gene encoding serine--tRNA ligase has translation MLDLRFIREHPDLVKEGIRKKREFDALPLVDELLELDRRRRELLAEIETLRAQQKKLAKAVGQAKARGEDAGPLLEKSSELAEYLRGLEAEEKQLSARIQAILPQIPNLPHPSVPEGESEADNVVVKEWGEKPIFDFEPKPHWELAERLGVVDFERGAKVSGSGFPFFLGRGARLVRALENFFLDFHTARGFVEVRPPLLVREPAAFGTGQIPDKEGMMYEVSGGYYLIPTSEVPVTNLHAGEILEADRLPLKYTAYTPNFRVEAGSYGKDVRGLNRLHQFDKVEMVVFSHPDESYDWLERLTRQAEELLERLGLPYRRLLMCTADMGFTQAKKYDLEVWSAGQQKWLEVSSISNMEDYQARRMKTRFREPGGKPRLVHTLNGSGLAFPRVLAALMENYQTPEGDFTLPEALAPYLN, from the coding sequence ATGCTCGACCTGAGGTTCATCCGCGAACACCCCGACCTCGTCAAGGAAGGCATCCGCAAGAAGCGCGAGTTCGACGCGCTGCCGCTGGTGGACGAGCTGCTGGAGCTCGACCGCAGGCGGCGCGAGCTCCTGGCCGAGATCGAGACGCTGCGGGCCCAGCAAAAGAAGCTGGCCAAGGCCGTGGGTCAGGCCAAGGCGAGGGGGGAGGACGCCGGGCCGCTGCTCGAGAAGTCCTCCGAGCTGGCCGAGTACCTGCGCGGCCTGGAGGCGGAGGAAAAGCAGCTCTCGGCCCGCATCCAGGCGATACTGCCCCAGATTCCCAACCTCCCCCACCCCTCGGTGCCGGAAGGCGAAAGCGAGGCCGACAACGTGGTGGTGAAGGAGTGGGGCGAGAAGCCGATCTTCGACTTCGAGCCCAAGCCCCACTGGGAGCTGGCCGAGCGCCTGGGCGTCGTCGACTTCGAGCGCGGGGCTAAGGTTTCGGGCTCGGGCTTTCCCTTCTTCCTGGGCCGCGGGGCGCGGCTGGTGCGGGCGCTCGAGAACTTCTTCCTCGACTTCCACACCGCCCGCGGCTTCGTGGAGGTGCGGCCGCCGCTCTTGGTGCGCGAGCCGGCCGCCTTCGGCACCGGGCAGATCCCCGACAAGGAAGGGATGATGTACGAGGTCTCGGGCGGGTACTACCTGATCCCCACCTCCGAGGTGCCGGTCACCAACCTGCACGCCGGCGAGATCCTCGAAGCCGACCGCCTGCCCCTCAAGTACACCGCCTACACCCCCAACTTCCGCGTCGAAGCCGGCAGTTACGGCAAGGACGTGCGCGGGCTCAACCGGCTGCACCAGTTCGACAAGGTCGAGATGGTGGTCTTCAGCCACCCCGACGAGAGCTACGACTGGCTGGAGCGGCTGACCCGCCAGGCCGAGGAGCTGCTCGAGCGGCTGGGCCTCCCCTACCGGCGGCTCCTCATGTGCACCGCCGACATGGGCTTCACCCAGGCCAAGAAGTACGACCTGGAGGTCTGGAGCGCCGGCCAGCAGAAGTGGCTCGAGGTGAGCAGCATCTCCAACATGGAGGACTACCAGGCCCGCCGCATGAAGACCCGCTTCCGCGAGCCGGGCGGCAAGCCGCGCCTGGTCCACACCCTCAACGGCTCGGGCCTCGCCTTCCCGCGGGTGCTCGCGGCCCTGATGGAGAACTACCAGACCCCCGAGGGCGACTTCACCCTCCCCGAGGCCCTGGCGCCCTACCTGAACTGA
- a CDS encoding NAD(P)/FAD-dependent oxidoreductase yields MERTFDVIVIGAGIVGSAVAFRLAERGLQVGVLEAAPVPAAQATAKSAAGVRVQFSEAVNVRLSWASIQEYRDFEEAFGVSSGYRPIGYLFLVPRGMEAAYEAALAVQRAEGVPALRLDLEEAARRVAFDPEGLAFATWGPADGVIDPHAVAHAYLAAARSQGAVLYTETPLLEARRERGGWWVRTPRGAFVAGVVVNAAGAWAGEVARRAGFELPVAPVRRMVFMTGPLPEAQGLPLSVDVATGFYLRGEGERVLFGRSNPDEPHGFREGMDWGWLEPTLEAGLSRFPWLERAGLDHRASWWGYYAVTPDHNPILGWMPGVEGWVNAVGFSGHGVQQAAAVGRVLAEEVVDGRARTIDIDPLRYDRFEQGRKVQEQNIV; encoded by the coding sequence ATGGAACGCACGTTCGACGTTATCGTAATCGGGGCCGGCATCGTCGGTTCGGCCGTGGCCTTTCGTCTTGCGGAGCGGGGCCTGCAGGTGGGCGTGCTCGAGGCGGCGCCGGTGCCCGCGGCCCAAGCGACGGCGAAGAGCGCCGCGGGGGTGCGGGTCCAGTTCAGCGAGGCCGTGAACGTCCGGCTCAGCTGGGCCAGCATCCAGGAGTACCGCGACTTCGAGGAGGCCTTCGGCGTTTCCAGCGGTTACCGCCCGATCGGTTACCTCTTCTTGGTTCCGAGGGGCATGGAAGCGGCCTACGAGGCCGCGCTGGCGGTGCAGCGTGCCGAGGGGGTGCCCGCCTTGCGGCTCGACCTCGAAGAGGCCGCGCGCCGGGTGGCCTTCGACCCCGAGGGGCTGGCCTTCGCCACTTGGGGCCCGGCCGACGGGGTGATCGATCCTCACGCGGTCGCCCACGCCTACCTCGCGGCGGCGCGGTCGCAGGGGGCGGTGCTTTACACCGAAACCCCGCTTCTGGAAGCGCGTCGCGAGCGGGGTGGCTGGTGGGTGCGCACGCCCCGGGGCGCGTTCGTGGCGGGGGTGGTCGTCAACGCTGCGGGCGCCTGGGCGGGCGAGGTCGCGCGGCGGGCGGGCTTCGAGCTGCCCGTCGCGCCGGTGCGGCGGATGGTCTTCATGACCGGGCCCCTGCCCGAGGCCCAGGGACTGCCGCTCTCCGTGGACGTGGCCACGGGTTTCTACCTGCGCGGTGAGGGGGAGCGGGTGCTCTTCGGCCGGTCGAACCCGGACGAGCCGCACGGTTTCCGCGAGGGGATGGACTGGGGCTGGCTCGAGCCCACCCTGGAAGCGGGCCTGAGCCGCTTCCCCTGGCTCGAGCGGGCCGGGCTGGATCACCGCGCCAGCTGGTGGGGCTACTACGCCGTCACCCCCGACCACAACCCCATCCTGGGCTGGATGCCAGGGGTGGAGGGCTGGGTCAACGCCGTGGGGTTCAGCGGCCACGGGGTGCAGCAGGCCGCGGCCGTGGGCCGGGTCCTGGCCGAAGAGGTGGTGGACGGACGCGCCCGTACGATCGACATCGATCCGCTGCGGTACGACCGATTCGAGCAGGGAAGAAAAGTACAAGAGCAGAATATCGTGTGA
- a CDS encoding aldehyde dehydrogenase family protein: MKIEKGKLGSVFYGGHLIGGDEVVGGPLFESRNMADRDDLVGVFPESSPELVRRAAEAARKAYAEWSRTPAPIRGQVLFALAKILEREKETLSRLMVREVGKTLKEARGDVQEAIDTAVFFASEGRRLYGQTVPSELRNKDLSTYRRPLGVVGMITAGNFPIAVPSWKLIPAVLTGNTVVWKPSDDSPVLSYVFVKLFEEAGLPPGVINVVFGGGAGSTGEWVVSGIDEGLFDKFAFTGSTKVGRIIGEKAGRALIKATLELGGKNPLVVMRDADLENAVTGAWWSAFATGGQRCTSAGNIIVDAPIYDEFKERFLAKVKSTVIGDPVAHEDVHYGPFFNDRLFQRWMEHYDWGEADGAKLLLGKGRITKDNPYPNFKGDPDKGLFGHPTVWEAERGMKQTREEIFGPTINLIKVDGIDEAIETANDHPYGLSSAIYTNHRFWAYRFKNEIRAGMTNINNTTVGAEAHMPFGGTRASGNGARESGIWVIEEYTEWQAVNDEFSGKLQLAQMDTEYTAPKAPEDWKALLGL; the protein is encoded by the coding sequence ATGAAGATCGAAAAAGGAAAACTCGGCAGCGTCTTCTACGGCGGGCACCTGATCGGGGGCGATGAGGTCGTGGGGGGGCCGCTCTTCGAGAGCCGCAACATGGCCGACCGCGACGATCTGGTGGGCGTTTTTCCGGAATCGTCGCCCGAACTGGTGCGCCGCGCCGCCGAAGCGGCGCGAAAAGCCTACGCCGAGTGGTCGCGCACGCCCGCGCCCATCCGTGGGCAGGTGCTGTTTGCGCTCGCCAAGATCCTCGAGCGCGAAAAAGAGACCCTGAGCCGGCTGATGGTGCGCGAGGTGGGGAAGACGCTCAAGGAGGCGCGCGGCGACGTGCAGGAGGCCATCGACACCGCGGTCTTCTTCGCCAGCGAAGGCCGCCGCCTCTACGGCCAGACCGTACCCAGCGAGCTGCGCAACAAGGACCTCTCCACCTACCGCCGCCCCCTGGGCGTGGTGGGGATGATCACCGCCGGCAACTTTCCCATCGCCGTGCCCAGCTGGAAGCTGATCCCCGCGGTGCTCACCGGCAACACCGTGGTCTGGAAGCCCTCGGACGACTCGCCCGTGCTCTCCTACGTCTTCGTCAAGCTCTTCGAGGAGGCGGGCCTGCCGCCGGGGGTGATCAACGTGGTCTTCGGCGGCGGCGCGGGCAGCACCGGCGAGTGGGTGGTGAGCGGCATCGACGAAGGGCTCTTCGACAAGTTCGCCTTCACCGGCAGCACCAAGGTGGGGCGCATCATCGGCGAAAAGGCGGGCCGGGCGCTCATCAAGGCGACGCTCGAGCTCGGGGGCAAGAACCCGCTCGTGGTCATGCGCGACGCCGACCTCGAGAACGCCGTCACCGGCGCGTGGTGGAGCGCCTTCGCCACCGGCGGCCAGCGCTGCACCAGCGCGGGCAACATCATCGTGGACGCGCCTATCTACGACGAGTTCAAGGAGCGTTTCCTGGCCAAGGTGAAAAGCACCGTCATCGGCGACCCGGTGGCTCACGAGGACGTTCACTACGGCCCCTTCTTCAACGACCGCCTCTTCCAGCGCTGGATGGAGCACTACGACTGGGGCGAGGCCGACGGCGCCAAGCTGCTCCTGGGCAAGGGGCGCATCACCAAGGACAACCCTTACCCCAACTTCAAGGGCGACCCCGACAAGGGCCTCTTCGGCCACCCCACGGTTTGGGAGGCCGAGCGCGGCATGAAGCAGACCCGCGAAGAGATCTTCGGCCCTACGATCAACCTCATCAAGGTGGACGGCATCGACGAGGCCATCGAAACGGCCAACGACCACCCCTACGGCCTCTCGAGCGCCATCTACACCAACCACCGCTTCTGGGCCTACCGCTTCAAGAACGAGATCCGCGCCGGCATGACGAACATCAACAACACCACCGTGGGCGCCGAGGCGCACATGCCCTTCGGTGGCACCCGCGCCAGCGGCAACGGTGCGCGCGAGAGCGGCATCTGGGTCATCGAGGAGTACACCGAGTGGCAGGCGGTGAACGACGAGTTCTCGGGCAAGCTGCAGCTCGCCCAGATGGACACCGAGTACACCGCGCCCAAGGCCCCCGAGGACTGGAAGGCGCTTCTGGGCCTTTAA
- a CDS encoding YbjQ family protein — protein MILTTTSQIDGKPVQEYKGVVHGETIVGANIFKDLMASVRDVFGGRSGAYEAELKKAREIALTELAEEAKKLGANAVIGIDLDYEVIGQSMLMVTATGTAVRV, from the coding sequence GTGATCCTGACCACCACGAGCCAGATCGACGGAAAGCCGGTGCAAGAGTACAAAGGCGTCGTTCACGGGGAAACCATCGTCGGCGCCAACATCTTCAAGGACCTGATGGCTTCGGTGCGCGACGTCTTCGGCGGCCGCTCCGGCGCCTACGAGGCCGAGCTCAAGAAGGCGCGCGAGATCGCGCTCACTGAGCTCGCTGAAGAGGCGAAGAAGCTGGGCGCCAACGCGGTGATCGGGATCGACCTCGACTACGAGGTCATCGGCCAGAGCATGCTCATGGTCACGGCCACGGGTACGGCCGTGCGGGTCTAG